Within Stigmatella aurantiaca, the genomic segment GCGGGCCAGGACTGCACCGCCGCGTGCCGCATCTACGCGGGGCCCAAGGTGTATGACCGGCTGGTGGCGGACCTGACGAGCGCCGTGTCCTCCATCCAGGTGGGTGGCCCGGACGGGCAGGGTGTGGAGATGGGGCCGCTCATCTCCGAGAAGCAGCGCCAGCGCGTGGCGAGCTTCGTGGAGCGGGCCTCGCGCGAGAAGCACATCGAAGTGACGACGGGCGGCAAGTCCGGGGCGGGGGGCGGCTTCTTCTATGCGCCCACGGTGGTGGCGGGGGCGCGGCAGGAGGATGAAATCGTCCGCCGGGAGGTGTTCGGCCCGGTGGTCTCCGTGACGCGCTTCTCGGACCCGGCCGAGGCGATTGCCTGGGCGAACGACTCGGACTACGGGCTGGCCAGCTCCGTGTGGAGCCAGGACATCGGCAAGGCCATGAGGGTGGCCGCCGAACTCCAGTACGGTTGCACGTGGATCAACTCCCACTTCATGCTGGTGAGCGAGATGCCCCACGGCGGCATGAAGCGCTCGGGGTATGGCAAGGACTTGTCCATGTATGCGCTGGAGGACTACACGACGGTCCGCCACGTGATGGTGAAGTACTGAGGGCCCGGGAGCGGACCCACACAAGGGGGTTGCCAGATGAGTGACAAGAACGTCAGCCTGCTGAGCCGCAAGGACGCCGCCACGCCGCGAGGGGTGGGGGTGATGGCGCCCTTCTTCGTGGCCCGCGCGGAGAACAGCGAACTGTGGGACGTGGAGGGCCGCCGCTTCATCGACTTCGCGGGCGGCATCGCGGTGCTCAACACCGGGCACCGCCACCCCCGGGTGGTCGCCGCGGTGAAGGCCCAGCTGGACGCCTTCACGCACAGCGCCTACCAGATCGTCCCGTATGAGTCCTACGTGCGGCTGGCCGAGCGGCTCAACCAGCTCACCCCCGGCGCGTTCGCCAAGAAGACGACCTTCTTCTCCACGGGCGCGGAGGCGGTGGAGAACGCGGTGAAGATCGCCCGGGCGGCCACGGGCCGCAGCGGCGTCATCGCCTTCAGCGGCGGGTTCCACGGCCGGACGATGATGGGCATGGCGCTCACCGGCAAGGTGTCCCCCTACAAGGCAGGCTTCGGGCCGTTCCCGCCCGAGGTCTACCACGTGCCCTTTCCCTCCGGGCTGCATGGCATCCGCGTGGAGGACACGTTCCAGGCGCTCCGGAACCTCTTCGCGGCGGACATCGAGCCGAAGCGCGTGGCGGCCATCCTCATCGAGCCGGTGCAGGGCGAGGGCGGCTTCTACGTGGCGCCCCCCGAGCTGATGCGGCGCCTGCGCAAGCTGTGTGACGAGCACGGCATCCTGCTCATCGCGGATGAGGTGCAGACGGGCTTCGCGCGCACGGGTAAGTGGTTCGCGATGCAGCACCACGACGTGGTGCCGGACCTGGTGGTGACGGCCAAGTCCCTGGCCGGCGGCTTCCCGCTGTCGGCGGTGACGGGCCGCGCGGAGGTGATGGACGCCCCGGCGCCCGGAGGGCTCGGGGGCACCTACGCGGGCAACCCACTGTCGATCGCGGCGGCGCACGCGGTGCTGGACGTCATCGAGGAGGAGGGGCTGGTGGGCCGGGCCAACGAGCTGGGCGGGGTGCTGCGCACGCGGCTCGAGGCGCTCAAGGCGAAGGTGCCCCAGATGGCGGAGGTGCGCGGGCTGGGGGCCATGCTGGCGGTGGAGTTCTGCCAGCCTGGAGGTAACACCCCGGACGCCGAGTTCACCAAGACGGTGAAGGCGCGGGCGCTGGACAAGGGGCTCATGCTGCTGACGTGCGGCGTCCACTCCAACGTCATCCGCTTCCTCTTCCCGCTGACGGTGCCCGAGCCGGTCTTCAAGGAAGGGCTCGCTATCCTTGAGTCCTCGCTGGCGGGGTAATGATCTCATTCACAATGAGATCGTTTTCATCCGTAGGATAGCCATAACGCTTCGCGTCGAAAAACGAAACTGCCCCCGGTGGCATGGATCGCATATATGGGGCACTCTCCATGTGAGGAGTGATCCATGTCACGCCGGCTGCTGATGATGTGCATGTCCCTGCTGTCGCTGGGGGGCCTCGTCCACTGCTCGAAGAGCTCGCAGGAGGGCACCAAGCCCGCTGCTCCCGCCGAAGCCGGTAAGGCCCCGGCCGCCGTGCAGGCCACCGCGATGACCGTCGCGCAGGAACAGCAGGCCTCTTGGATCCGGAACTTCAATCCGTTGATCGCTCCGGGCACCGCGCGTTGGCCTACCCGCGCCGGTGTCTACGAGCCGTTGATGATCTTCAACACGCTCAAGGGCGAGTTCGTCCCCTGGTTGGCGACGAAGAGCGAGTGGAGCGACGAGAACAAGAAGCTCACCCTGACCCTGCGCCCGGGCGTGAAGTGGTCGGATGGCCAGCCGTTCTCGGCCAAGGACGTGGCCTTCACGTTCGAGCTGCTCAAGAAGCACAAGGCCCTGGATTTCGCGGCCGTGTGGGGCTTCGTGGAGTCGGTGCAGGCCAAGGATGACGCGACGGTGGAGTTCACCCTGACGCGCCCCTACGTGCCCGGCCTCATCTACATCGTCCACCAGCCCATTGTGCCGGAGCACAAGTGGAAGGACGTCCCGGATCCGGTCATCTACAAGAACGAGACGCCCGTGGCGACGGGCCCCTTCACCGAGGTGAAGGTCTTCCAGAACCAGATCTTCGAGCTGGGCCGCAACCCGCACTACTGGCAGCAGGGCAAGCCCGCCGTGCAGAGCCTGCGCTTCCCGGCGTACCCGGGCAATGATCAGGCGAACCTGGCGCTGCTCACCGGCGAGCTGGACTGGGCCGGCAGCTTCGTGCCGGACATCGAGCGGGTCTTCGTCAGCAAGGACAAGGACAACAACCACTACTGGTTCCCGCTCGTCGGCAACACGACGACGCTCTACCTGAACACCACCAAGAAGCCGTTCAGCGACGTGCGCGTCCGCAAGGCGATCAGCATGGCGATCGACCGCGACCAGATCGTCAAGGTGGCGATGTATGGCTATACGAAGCCCTCGGACGCCACGGGCCT encodes:
- the gabT gene encoding 4-aminobutyrate--2-oxoglutarate transaminase, producing MSDKNVSLLSRKDAATPRGVGVMAPFFVARAENSELWDVEGRRFIDFAGGIAVLNTGHRHPRVVAAVKAQLDAFTHSAYQIVPYESYVRLAERLNQLTPGAFAKKTTFFSTGAEAVENAVKIARAATGRSGVIAFSGGFHGRTMMGMALTGKVSPYKAGFGPFPPEVYHVPFPSGLHGIRVEDTFQALRNLFAADIEPKRVAAILIEPVQGEGGFYVAPPELMRRLRKLCDEHGILLIADEVQTGFARTGKWFAMQHHDVVPDLVVTAKSLAGGFPLSAVTGRAEVMDAPAPGGLGGTYAGNPLSIAAAHAVLDVIEEEGLVGRANELGGVLRTRLEALKAKVPQMAEVRGLGAMLAVEFCQPGGNTPDAEFTKTVKARALDKGLMLLTCGVHSNVIRFLFPLTVPEPVFKEGLAILESSLAG
- a CDS encoding ABC transporter substrate-binding protein; translation: MSRRLLMMCMSLLSLGGLVHCSKSSQEGTKPAAPAEAGKAPAAVQATAMTVAQEQQASWIRNFNPLIAPGTARWPTRAGVYEPLMIFNTLKGEFVPWLATKSEWSDENKKLTLTLRPGVKWSDGQPFSAKDVAFTFELLKKHKALDFAAVWGFVESVQAKDDATVEFTLTRPYVPGLIYIVHQPIVPEHKWKDVPDPVIYKNETPVATGPFTEVKVFQNQIFELGRNPHYWQQGKPAVQSLRFPAYPGNDQANLALLTGELDWAGSFVPDIERVFVSKDKDNNHYWFPLVGNTTTLYLNTTKKPFSDVRVRKAISMAIDRDQIVKVAMYGYTKPSDATGLSEAHDLWRNQEAVAAGDWTKMDLAKANALLDEAGFKRGEAGIRAGPDKAPLRFEINVVTGWTDWVRAAQIIAQNLKQLGFDTTLKTYDFSPFFERLQKGEYDMSMGWTSDEPTPYHVYRDLMSSETVRPVGEVAARNWNRFASKEADALFKAFEGTSDVEEQKKLAAQMQMIFVQNAPTVPLFPGPSWGEYSTRRFTNFPNKENPYAKLTPNSPPENLFVLVEVKPK